The following are from one region of the Methanomassiliicoccales archaeon LGM-DZ1 genome:
- a CDS encoding cation diffusion facilitator family transporter — MDRAKLEAEKQNYRFQKVIAGVGAALMLMKFIAWVITDSVSILTDALESIVNVIAGIVGVYALYLTMQPADANHPYGHGRVELISSSMEGSMILLAGALIIVESVNRFISPQEIDRLDIGLVLVAFAALVNFLMGYKAIRMGRSSGSIALEASGKHLCTDTFDSIGILIGLSLVYIGDSLGYDWYILDPVTALLFGAFIIITGVRVLRRSMFEIMDTVDEDALRRVTRCINRTRTPDVIEVHHLRVTKYGVTMHVDAHMTVPADMTVEESQKLIDAMCCNIKGEIGDDTDITIMTEPCDRLFCKSCQKADCTRRSAPFVSVKYLVTDNITKCDTHYLKIAREKGSRDSGEDGD; from the coding sequence ATGGACAGGGCGAAACTGGAAGCCGAGAAGCAGAATTATCGTTTCCAGAAGGTCATCGCCGGGGTCGGGGCCGCCCTGATGCTGATGAAGTTCATCGCCTGGGTGATCACCGATTCGGTCTCCATCCTCACCGATGCCCTCGAGAGCATCGTCAACGTCATCGCCGGCATCGTCGGAGTGTATGCTCTCTATCTTACCATGCAGCCTGCGGACGCCAACCACCCCTACGGGCACGGGAGGGTGGAGCTCATCTCCTCCTCGATGGAGGGCAGCATGATCCTGCTGGCCGGCGCGCTGATCATCGTCGAGTCCGTCAACCGCTTCATCTCCCCGCAGGAGATCGACCGCCTGGACATCGGCCTGGTGCTGGTCGCCTTCGCCGCCCTGGTCAATTTCCTGATGGGCTACAAGGCGATCAGGATGGGGAGGAGCAGCGGGTCCATCGCGCTCGAGGCCAGCGGGAAGCACCTCTGCACCGACACCTTCGATTCCATCGGTATCCTCATCGGCCTCTCTCTGGTCTACATCGGGGACAGCCTCGGATACGACTGGTACATCCTGGATCCCGTGACCGCGCTGCTGTTCGGCGCCTTCATCATCATAACCGGCGTGCGCGTGCTCAGGAGGTCCATGTTCGAGATCATGGACACCGTCGATGAGGACGCCCTCCGCCGGGTGACCCGCTGCATCAACAGAACGAGGACGCCGGACGTCATCGAGGTGCACCACCTCAGGGTGACCAAGTACGGCGTGACCATGCACGTCGATGCCCATATGACCGTCCCCGCTGACATGACCGTGGAGGAGTCCCAGAAGCTCATCGATGCCATGTGCTGCAACATCAAGGGGGAGATCGGGGACGACACCGACATCACCATCATGACGGAGCCCTGCGACCGGCTGTTCTGCAAGAGCTGCCAGAAGGCGGACTGCACCCGGCGCTCCGCGCCGTTCGTATCGGTGAAGTACCTGGTCACCGACAACATCACCAAGTGCGACACCCACTACCTGAAGATCGCCCGCGAGAAGGGCAGCAGGGACAGCGGGGAGGACGGGGACTGA
- the cysK gene encoding cysteine synthase A: MAIYSSVTEAIGNTPLIRLNRIAPAGSEVYVKVEGKNPGGSIKDRAVLSMINDAEARGQLKKGGVIIEPTSGNTGIAIAMVAAARGYKAILVMPDTMSKERQAYLKAYGAELVLTPGKLGMQGTLDKTKELLASTPGSISLGQFDNPANILAHRASTGREILADLPDVDYVVAGFGTGGTISGIAWALRDAGSDAKTVAVEPAESPLITEGHAGPHKIQGIGANFVPANLDRSVVTEVSTVKGQDAIDTARALARQEGIFAGISSGANVFKAIEITKAHPGSKVVAILPDGGDKYVSTGIYE, translated from the coding sequence ATGGCAATATACAGCTCCGTAACGGAAGCAATCGGGAACACACCGCTCATCAGGCTCAACAGGATAGCTCCTGCGGGCTCCGAGGTCTATGTGAAGGTCGAGGGCAAGAACCCCGGAGGATCGATCAAGGACCGCGCGGTCCTCTCCATGATCAACGACGCCGAGGCGCGCGGACAGCTCAAGAAGGGCGGGGTCATCATCGAACCGACCTCCGGGAACACCGGCATCGCCATCGCGATGGTCGCCGCCGCCCGCGGGTACAAAGCGATACTTGTCATGCCCGACACCATGTCTAAGGAGAGGCAGGCGTACCTGAAGGCCTACGGGGCGGAGCTCGTGCTGACCCCCGGGAAGCTCGGCATGCAGGGGACTCTCGACAAGACGAAGGAGCTCCTCGCCTCGACGCCCGGCTCGATCTCCCTGGGACAGTTCGACAACCCCGCTAACATCCTCGCCCACAGGGCCTCCACCGGCAGGGAGATCCTTGCCGACCTGCCCGATGTCGACTACGTCGTCGCAGGGTTCGGTACCGGAGGCACCATCTCCGGCATCGCCTGGGCCCTCAGGGACGCCGGCTCGGATGCCAAGACCGTCGCCGTCGAGCCCGCCGAGAGCCCCCTCATCACCGAGGGGCACGCCGGGCCCCACAAGATCCAGGGCATCGGGGCGAACTTCGTCCCCGCCAACCTCGACAGGTCCGTCGTGACCGAGGTCTCCACCGTGAAGGGCCAGGATGCCATCGACACCGCCCGCGCCCTCGCCAGGCAGGAGGGGATCTTCGCCGGCATCTCCTCGGGCGCCAACGTCTTCAAGGCCATCGAGATCACCAAGGCCCATCCCGGGTCCAAGGTCGTGGCCATCCTCCCCGACGGCGGCGACAAGTACGTCAGCACCGGGATCTACGAGTGA
- a CDS encoding MFS transporter, with protein sequence MTEDPSATRAVGRLGWTMFIVLTIGYFFVYFHRMAVGVVGDDIIDDVGGSKGILNSVYFWTYTLMQIPCGLMADRFGPRLTSSVFLAVASVGSLLTFSADSFAAVAVGKAMIAVGMAVVYIPLMKIVSMWFPRRDFAVLNGIVIAVGNVGAIAAGGPLRMLADAVGWRDVFLVLGTVTFILAVACAVLIRDHPKDVGLPSVEESEEAETGRPREESSAAKVPMLAGLKLVASGGRRFWPCALAYFMVYGSIMVFQATWAATYFDTVYDFALSASWMITALGIGKIASTVAVGSFVSHGIIKSKRRTMILGGTAFALVWVVLFLFAGEIDSYWFWMAVSTLFGFFGGFMTLSFSQVKEWYPLAVSGTAVAATNIFLFLGASVFTTVSGFIIERPYTLNQFSLMWGLMAIASAAAVVLLIVSAEKKAGDPVFGVGLTLGKAGAGKER encoded by the coding sequence ATGACTGAAGACCCCTCAGCTACAAGGGCCGTCGGCCGTCTCGGATGGACGATGTTCATCGTCCTCACCATCGGATATTTCTTCGTTTACTTCCACCGCATGGCGGTGGGCGTCGTCGGCGATGATATCATCGACGATGTCGGGGGATCGAAGGGGATCCTCAACAGCGTGTACTTCTGGACCTACACCCTGATGCAGATTCCTTGCGGCCTCATGGCGGACCGTTTCGGCCCGCGCCTGACTTCGTCCGTCTTCCTGGCCGTCGCATCCGTCGGGTCCCTGCTGACCTTCTCCGCGGATTCGTTCGCAGCCGTAGCGGTCGGCAAGGCGATGATCGCCGTCGGCATGGCGGTCGTCTACATCCCGCTGATGAAGATAGTCTCCATGTGGTTCCCCCGCAGGGATTTCGCCGTGCTCAACGGCATCGTCATAGCCGTCGGGAACGTCGGCGCCATAGCCGCCGGCGGCCCCCTGCGCATGCTGGCGGATGCCGTGGGATGGCGCGATGTCTTCCTGGTGCTCGGGACGGTGACCTTCATCCTGGCCGTCGCGTGCGCGGTCCTGATCCGCGACCATCCGAAGGACGTCGGGCTGCCGTCCGTCGAGGAATCGGAGGAGGCGGAGACCGGGAGGCCCCGCGAGGAGTCCTCCGCCGCGAAAGTGCCCATGCTCGCCGGGCTGAAGCTCGTGGCGTCCGGCGGCAGGAGGTTCTGGCCCTGCGCCCTGGCCTACTTCATGGTCTACGGCTCCATCATGGTGTTCCAGGCCACCTGGGCGGCAACGTATTTCGATACTGTCTACGACTTCGCCCTCTCCGCCTCATGGATGATCACCGCTCTTGGCATCGGCAAAATAGCCAGCACCGTGGCCGTGGGCTCCTTCGTGTCCCATGGGATCATAAAGTCCAAGAGGAGGACCATGATCCTCGGCGGGACGGCGTTCGCCCTGGTCTGGGTCGTTCTGTTCCTGTTCGCCGGGGAGATAGACAGCTACTGGTTCTGGATGGCCGTCAGCACGCTCTTCGGGTTCTTCGGCGGGTTCATGACCCTCTCGTTCAGCCAGGTGAAGGAGTGGTACCCCCTGGCGGTCTCCGGGACCGCCGTGGCCGCCACCAACATCTTCCTGTTCCTTGGTGCCAGCGTCTTCACGACCGTCTCGGGGTTCATCATCGAGAGGCCGTACACCCTCAACCAGTTCTCGCTGATGTGGGGGCTGATGGCGATCGCTTCCGCAGCGGCCGTCGTCCTGCTGATCGTATCAGCTGAGAAAAAAGCGGGCGATCCCGTGTTCGGGGTCGGCCTGACCCTCGGGAAGGCAGGCGCCGGAAAGGAGCGATGA
- a CDS encoding cysteine hydrolase, producing the protein MDALLVVDYQNDFVSGSLGSEAAAGIEDALAQRVEKALAEGEDVIFTKDTHGPGYGETNEGRHIPTEHCMKGTPGWEIYGKLRPLSERCTVIEKGTFGSDRLFEMMRRRGYSRVEICGVATNICVIVNAALVRTTLPDADILVDPALVASYDGKLGREALDVMKGFCIDVLPSE; encoded by the coding sequence ATGGATGCGCTTTTGGTTGTGGATTACCAGAATGATTTCGTCAGCGGGTCCCTCGGATCGGAGGCCGCCGCCGGCATAGAGGATGCTCTCGCGCAGAGGGTGGAGAAGGCCCTGGCCGAGGGCGAGGACGTGATCTTCACCAAGGACACCCACGGGCCCGGCTACGGCGAGACCAACGAAGGCCGGCACATACCGACGGAGCACTGCATGAAGGGCACGCCCGGCTGGGAGATATACGGGAAGCTGAGGCCTCTCTCGGAGAGGTGCACTGTCATCGAGAAAGGCACTTTCGGATCTGACAGGCTTTTCGAGATGATGAGGCGCAGGGGATACTCCCGCGTCGAGATCTGCGGGGTGGCGACCAACATCTGCGTCATCGTGAACGCAGCCTTGGTCAGGACCACCCTGCCCGACGCCGACATCCTGGTGGACCCGGCGCTCGTCGCCTCCTATGACGGGAAGCTCGGCCGCGAGGCATTGGACGTGATGAAGGGCTTCTGCATCGACGTCCTGCCGTCTGAATGA
- a CDS encoding FKBP-type peptidyl-prolyl cis-trans isomerase codes for MADNAKKVIRLEYKAYLADEDRLYDTTDEAAAKEANIYSDKVKYAPMAYIVGSNKLFPALDKAIAAAKVGEEFTVEVPAEEGAGARNPKLIEVHSAKEFYREQINPMVGMTVTLGGRPGIVTAVGAGRVRVDFNNQLAGHDLKYVMKISEEITDNNAKAAAIIEADFGDASDFKFEFPGDKVIVTLPEIVKFNQTWVTARFRIVSDLREAFGVDTVEFVEIWAAAKKDEAPKADAPAAEDKN; via the coding sequence ATGGCAGACAATGCGAAGAAGGTCATCCGCCTTGAGTACAAGGCGTATCTTGCGGACGAGGACAGGCTCTACGACACCACCGACGAGGCGGCGGCGAAAGAAGCGAACATCTACAGCGACAAGGTCAAGTACGCCCCCATGGCGTACATCGTCGGATCCAACAAGCTGTTCCCCGCTCTCGACAAGGCCATCGCGGCCGCCAAGGTCGGAGAGGAGTTCACCGTCGAGGTCCCCGCCGAGGAAGGCGCCGGAGCCAGGAACCCCAAGCTCATCGAGGTCCACTCCGCCAAAGAGTTCTACAGGGAGCAGATCAACCCCATGGTCGGCATGACCGTCACCCTCGGCGGCAGGCCCGGCATCGTCACCGCTGTCGGAGCCGGACGCGTCCGCGTCGACTTCAACAACCAGCTCGCCGGCCACGACCTCAAGTACGTCATGAAGATCTCTGAGGAGATCACCGACAACAACGCCAAGGCCGCCGCCATCATCGAGGCCGACTTCGGCGACGCCTCCGACTTCAAGTTCGAGTTCCCCGGGGACAAGGTCATCGTCACCCTCCCCGAAATCGTCAAGTTCAACCAGACCTGGGTCACCGCCAGGTTCAGAATCGTCTCCGACCTCCGCGAGGCGTTCGGCGTCGACACCGTCGAGTTCGTCGAGATCTGGGCGGCGGCCAAGAAGGACGAGGCCCCCAAGGCCGACGCTCCTGCGGCTGAAGACAAGAACTGA
- a CDS encoding MFS transporter, translating into MEGAYSDSDRRKLMICTLAGAIITPLMSTMLNLALVDIGDDFGRGSHDLGYINTLFLLGSVIAMVPAGRLSGIAGMRRIYVTGLAITAAAASLAAISPSFWFLVGCRFVIGFGSAMMNVTSIAMLTYVYPESRRGWALGMNVTAVYLGLTLGPTLGGVISDSVGWRGCFALIICLCAFSMTFVRGIRYEIRPTPDDSMDWKGSVLWGISIFVLMSGVVNITETWAAAAVPAGAVLLALTLLRFSRSPSPVLNMRLFRIKTFTRSGFAAFLNYGASYCVQFFLSLYLQSIGALTATQAGLLLLVQPAIQVALSAKMGAVSDRMEDKRLLPTAGMAIMSAGIAMFIFIGTEFDIWYVVAMMCLIGTGMGVFSSPNTSVIMSSAPPQYRGEASGVVAVMRQTGMMVSMGIAMACISMIMGSADGLEPERYGVFADTIHAAFTICLGMCLAGMALSWSRGEEGSEEASGHIRES; encoded by the coding sequence GTGGAAGGCGCCTATTCCGATTCCGACCGCAGGAAGCTGATGATCTGCACGCTGGCAGGCGCGATCATCACCCCCCTGATGAGCACCATGCTCAACCTGGCCCTGGTGGACATAGGCGACGATTTCGGCAGGGGCTCCCACGACCTCGGGTACATCAACACGCTGTTCCTCCTCGGCTCGGTCATAGCCATGGTCCCTGCGGGACGCCTGTCGGGGATCGCAGGGATGCGGCGCATCTACGTCACCGGGCTGGCCATCACCGCGGCCGCGGCGTCCCTCGCCGCCATCAGCCCGAGCTTCTGGTTCCTGGTCGGGTGCCGTTTCGTGATCGGGTTCGGCTCGGCGATGATGAACGTCACCTCGATAGCCATGCTGACTTACGTGTACCCTGAGAGCAGGCGCGGATGGGCATTGGGGATGAACGTCACCGCTGTGTACCTCGGACTTACGCTGGGGCCCACCCTGGGAGGGGTCATCTCGGACAGCGTCGGATGGAGGGGCTGCTTCGCCCTCATCATCTGCCTGTGCGCGTTCTCCATGACGTTCGTCAGGGGGATCAGGTACGAGATCAGGCCCACCCCGGACGACTCCATGGACTGGAAGGGCTCCGTCCTCTGGGGGATATCGATCTTCGTGCTCATGTCGGGCGTCGTCAACATCACCGAGACCTGGGCGGCCGCCGCCGTGCCGGCCGGAGCGGTCCTCCTGGCACTGACGCTCCTCCGGTTCTCCAGGTCGCCGTCCCCCGTGCTCAACATGCGCCTGTTCCGGATCAAGACGTTCACCCGCTCCGGCTTCGCCGCGTTCCTCAACTACGGGGCATCGTACTGCGTGCAGTTCTTCCTGTCCCTGTACCTGCAGAGCATCGGGGCGCTCACCGCCACCCAGGCCGGGCTCCTCCTGCTCGTGCAGCCGGCGATACAGGTGGCCCTCTCGGCGAAGATGGGCGCCGTCTCCGACAGGATGGAGGACAAGCGCCTCCTCCCGACCGCCGGCATGGCGATAATGAGCGCGGGCATCGCGATGTTCATCTTCATCGGCACCGAGTTCGACATCTGGTACGTCGTCGCCATGATGTGCCTCATCGGGACGGGCATGGGGGTGTTCTCGTCCCCCAACACCTCGGTCATAATGTCCTCCGCGCCCCCGCAGTACAGGGGAGAGGCGTCTGGCGTCGTCGCGGTCATGCGCCAGACCGGCATGATGGTGTCCATGGGCATCGCCATGGCCTGCATATCGATGATCATGGGGTCCGCCGACGGCCTCGAGCCCGAGAGGTACGGGGTCTTCGCCGATACCATACACGCCGCGTTCACCATCTGCCTCGGCATGTGCCTGGCGGGAATGGCGCTGTCCTGGAGCCGCGGGGAAGAAGGCTCGGAAGAAGCTTCCGGGCATATCAGGGAATCTTAA
- the metA gene encoding homoserine O-succinyltransferase, producing MPINVPNDLPAASVLENENMFVMRENRATTQDIRPLDILILNLMPTKVETEIQIMRLLSNSPLQVNITFLQMSTHVSKNTSQVYLDRFYDRFENVKNRKWDGLIITGAPVENIDFTEVDYWDELCEVMEWSKKNVFSTLHICWGAQAGLYYHYGIPKYPLKSKMSGVFAHKALAKDEPLLRGLDDVFWFPHSRHTEVRAEDILKNPHLHIVAVSDEAGVGIVLSEKAGQVFITGHMEYDAKTLSYEYYRDLGKGMNPHIPSHYFPNDDPSRDPIMNWRSTANLVFTNWLNYYVYQKTPYDINEIGGDRE from the coding sequence ATGCCGATAAACGTCCCGAACGACCTCCCGGCGGCCTCTGTCCTCGAGAACGAGAACATGTTCGTCATGAGGGAGAACAGAGCGACGACCCAGGACATCCGTCCCCTGGACATCCTGATCCTGAACCTCATGCCGACCAAGGTCGAGACCGAGATCCAGATCATGAGGCTGCTCTCGAACAGCCCCCTGCAGGTCAACATAACCTTCCTGCAGATGTCCACCCACGTGTCGAAGAACACGTCCCAGGTGTACCTCGACAGGTTCTACGACCGCTTCGAGAACGTCAAGAACAGGAAGTGGGACGGCCTGATCATCACCGGCGCCCCGGTGGAGAACATCGATTTCACCGAGGTCGACTACTGGGACGAGCTCTGCGAGGTCATGGAGTGGTCCAAGAAGAACGTGTTCTCCACCCTGCACATCTGCTGGGGGGCGCAGGCCGGCCTGTACTACCACTACGGCATCCCGAAGTACCCCCTGAAGTCGAAGATGTCCGGCGTGTTCGCCCACAAGGCCCTGGCCAAGGACGAGCCGCTCCTGAGGGGGCTGGACGACGTCTTCTGGTTCCCCCACTCGAGGCACACCGAGGTCAGGGCGGAGGACATCCTGAAGAACCCCCACCTGCACATAGTCGCCGTCTCGGACGAGGCGGGAGTGGGCATCGTACTGAGCGAGAAGGCCGGGCAGGTGTTCATCACCGGCCACATGGAGTACGACGCCAAGACGCTCTCCTACGAGTACTACCGCGACCTGGGGAAGGGCATGAACCCCCACATCCCCTCGCATTACTTCCCGAACGACGACCCCTCCAGGGACCCGATAATGAACTGGAGGAGCACAGCGAACCTGGTGTTCACCAACTGGCTCAATTATTACGTGTACCAGAAGACCCCCTACGACATCAACGAGATCGGGGGCGACAGGGAATGA
- a CDS encoding DUF5685 family protein, with protein sequence MFGYTVPLFSRMPAPERTDYQRYYCETCHQLKAGYGLVSTAAVNYDMTFNTIVLNAVAGDVQDFRGTRAGPACVLRAPGADSDLFRRMAAYTVLLTKWEIEDDRTDAPSLKTQFIGLTLERAISKAEENEPGFDRTVGDGFRRLRKLEIGECPDAAAIGEEFGRYLVKPLAEIAGDADFPELDELFIRLTQAIYVMDAVDDLEEDYTDGTFNPFLVGCPRFINRDVYVKENLYTLASTLNGIIGKLQAAYSEVRPRMKSMRGAADNIVYLGIPEAAKDALAGRKTAKPSVKNALDRRKDRTSTY encoded by the coding sequence ATGTTCGGCTACACGGTCCCGCTCTTCTCGCGCATGCCTGCGCCGGAGAGGACGGACTATCAGCGGTACTACTGCGAGACCTGCCATCAGCTGAAGGCAGGATACGGGCTGGTCAGCACCGCGGCCGTGAACTACGACATGACCTTCAACACCATCGTCCTCAACGCCGTGGCCGGCGATGTTCAGGATTTCAGGGGGACCCGCGCAGGGCCTGCCTGCGTGCTGAGGGCACCCGGCGCGGACTCCGACCTGTTCCGCCGGATGGCCGCCTACACCGTGCTCCTGACCAAATGGGAGATCGAGGACGACCGCACCGATGCCCCCTCGCTGAAGACCCAGTTCATCGGCCTGACCCTGGAAAGAGCGATATCTAAGGCGGAGGAGAACGAGCCGGGGTTCGACAGGACCGTGGGCGACGGGTTCCGCCGTCTCCGCAAGCTCGAGATAGGGGAATGCCCCGACGCGGCGGCCATCGGGGAGGAGTTCGGGAGATACCTGGTGAAGCCTCTGGCGGAGATCGCCGGGGATGCGGACTTCCCAGAGCTCGACGAGCTCTTCATCAGGCTGACCCAGGCGATCTACGTCATGGACGCGGTCGACGACCTGGAGGAGGATTACACCGACGGGACGTTCAACCCGTTCCTCGTAGGCTGTCCCAGATTCATCAACAGGGACGTCTATGTGAAGGAGAACCTCTACACCCTCGCATCGACCCTGAACGGCATCATCGGGAAGCTGCAGGCCGCGTACTCGGAGGTCAGGCCCCGCATGAAGAGCATGCGCGGAGCGGCCGACAACATCGTGTACCTGGGGATACCCGAGGCCGCCAAGGATGCGCTTGCCGGAAGGAAGACGGCCAAGCCGAGCGTGAAGAACGCGCTCGACCGCCGGAAGGACAGGACGTCGACTTACTGA
- a CDS encoding radical SAM protein has translation MNRFISVIIKPTLACNMGCRHCYHLPSERTPARISFEKLDRLFSMVASEYDSALFIWHGGEPLTLPLSFFKKAIELEEKHFGRSKVGNTVQTNGLELDRKFVQFCREKMINIGISHEGPCAGILRHDCAKVEKKIEELAGKERVFAVSATVSRECQDRQSEIYDHFEDVGASLSLAPVIRAGCAAQDPSLVPDPDAYIRSSIEVFDRWFNDPDAKIPLVPHFLYILNALGDPQPSDCAHTSCLMKWICMYPNGDLYPCGKGCPAEFRMCNINDISSISQAFRTPGFSKILEASVARREKCRNCEIYDYCQGGCAVDAYYQSGAENPGGDSCRIYKAVFTHVKQEVDAIISEKKDLSAFNPMVREAVLRKLVNPMSGGPQERFSGA, from the coding sequence ATGAATCGTTTCATCTCGGTTATCATCAAACCCACCCTGGCCTGCAACATGGGTTGCAGGCACTGTTATCATCTCCCATCGGAGAGGACCCCGGCGAGGATATCGTTCGAGAAGCTCGACCGCCTGTTCTCCATGGTCGCTTCCGAGTATGACAGCGCCCTTTTCATATGGCACGGCGGGGAACCCCTGACGCTTCCGCTCTCCTTCTTCAAGAAAGCGATCGAGCTGGAGGAGAAGCATTTCGGCCGCTCCAAGGTCGGGAACACCGTACAGACCAACGGCCTGGAGCTCGACAGGAAGTTCGTGCAGTTCTGCAGGGAGAAGATGATCAACATCGGCATCTCCCACGAGGGACCCTGCGCAGGGATCCTCAGGCATGACTGTGCCAAGGTCGAGAAGAAGATCGAGGAGCTCGCCGGGAAGGAGAGGGTGTTCGCGGTGAGCGCGACCGTCTCCAGGGAGTGCCAGGACCGCCAGTCAGAGATCTACGACCATTTCGAGGACGTGGGCGCCTCCCTTTCCCTGGCACCTGTCATCAGAGCGGGATGCGCGGCGCAGGACCCCTCGCTGGTCCCCGACCCGGACGCTTACATCAGGTCGTCCATCGAGGTCTTCGACAGGTGGTTCAACGACCCGGACGCTAAGATCCCCCTGGTCCCCCATTTCCTGTACATCCTCAACGCCCTCGGCGACCCTCAGCCGTCGGACTGCGCGCACACGTCCTGCCTCATGAAGTGGATCTGCATGTACCCGAACGGGGACCTCTACCCGTGCGGGAAAGGCTGCCCCGCTGAGTTCCGGATGTGCAACATCAACGACATCAGCAGCATCTCGCAGGCCTTCAGGACGCCTGGGTTCTCCAAGATCCTGGAAGCGTCAGTGGCCCGCCGCGAGAAGTGCCGGAACTGCGAGATCTACGATTACTGCCAGGGCGGGTGCGCCGTCGATGCCTATTATCAGTCCGGGGCGGAGAACCCCGGAGGGGACTCCTGCAGGATCTACAAGGCGGTGTTCACCCACGTGAAGCAGGAGGTGGACGCGATAATCTCCGAGAAGAAGGACCTCTCCGCGTTCAATCCCATGGTCCGCGAGGCCGTCCTTCGGAAACTGGTCAATCCGATGTCGGGCGGCCCGCAGGAACGATTCAGCGGTGCCTGA
- a CDS encoding Rid family detoxifying hydrolase, producing MRTERIAAEGGMPPLGPYSPGIAAGDLVFVSGQTPADPATGKVPEGIEAQTRQALENVWAVLSAAGVSRSSVASVTVYLTDLGDFAAMNSVYAEFFEEPYPSRVCVEVSKLPKGGKIEVSAIGVRHR from the coding sequence ATGAGGACGGAAAGGATCGCAGCGGAAGGGGGCATGCCCCCTCTGGGGCCTTACTCCCCCGGCATCGCGGCCGGGGACCTCGTCTTCGTCTCGGGGCAGACGCCCGCGGACCCGGCCACCGGGAAGGTGCCGGAGGGCATCGAGGCCCAGACCAGGCAGGCCCTGGAGAACGTCTGGGCCGTGCTCTCGGCCGCAGGCGTCTCCAGGAGCTCGGTGGCCAGCGTCACCGTCTACCTCACCGACCTCGGGGACTTCGCCGCGATGAACAGCGTCTACGCGGAGTTCTTCGAAGAGCCGTACCCCTCGCGCGTGTGCGTCGAGGTCTCCAAGCTCCCCAAGGGCGGGAAGATCGAGGTATCGGCGATCGGCGTCAGGCACCGCTGA